The genomic segment GTGCAGGCAGTCTCACAAGCCCGCCTTTGGGTTAAGGATGTAGCCCACGCCCCGCACGGTCTGGATCACGTCGGCCTGCAATTTGCGGCGCAGGTGGTGGATATGCACCTCAATGGTGTTGCTCTCCACCTCCAGCCCCCAGCTGTACATCTGCTGCTCCAGCTGTTCGCGCGACAGCACCCGGCCGGCGCTGCGCATCAAGGCGTGCAGCAAATCAAACTCGCGGGTCGACAAAGGCACTACCGCCTCCTGCCAGGTGACTTGCCGGGCAGAGGGGTCCAGCCGCAGCGCGCCGGCCTGCAAGATGTCTTGCGCCACCCCGTGCGAGCGGCGCACCAGCGAGCGCAGCCGCGCGGCCAGCTCGTGCAGATCTACCGGTTTGAGCACATAGTCGTCAGCCCCGGCGTCCAGCCCACGGATGCGGTCGGGCACCGCGTCACGGGCCGTGAGCACCAGCACGGGGGTGGTGTTGCGGGCGGCGCGCAGGGCCTGCAGCACCTCCATGCCGTCTTTGCCGGGCAGGCCGAGGTCGAGCACGGCGGCGGCGTAGTCCACCGCGCGCAGCTCGCGTTCGGCGGCCACGCCATCGCGCACCCAGTCCACCTGAAAGCCGGCCTGCCGCAGGCCGGCCCGCAGGCCGTCGCCCAGCATGGAGTCGTCTTCCGCCAACAGGATACGCATGGGTTATTCCATCAAAAAATCGGGGGCGCGAAGTGGGGGCGCCGTGTCATTTTGCACCCGCGCTGTGCGCGCATCTTTCGCGTGCCACTCAATCAGAATCACCGGATTCCCGCCCGCTCAGCAAGTCGCTCACCGCCTGCGCAGAGACCAAGCCCTTGGGGGACTGCTGCCACTCCCAGCTCCAATAGCCCAGCACCGCCACCAGGACCAAGACGGCCAACCACGCGTGGTTGCGCGTGACCAAGTCCGGGCCGGGGCCCTCGGTGCGGCCGTGCACCATGGGCATCGCCATGTTTTTGTGGCGCAACACGCTCATGACCGCGATCAGCGCAATGTGGGCCAGCACCAGCGCCAAAAAGGCATCGCCGATCACCCCATGCACATCCTCCAGCCAGTCGCCCCACTCGTTGTAACTGCCATAGCCGCTGAGTGCCAGGGGCACCACCATCAGCAACAGGGCCACCACGGCGAAAGCCAGTGCCAAGTTCTGCCCCTGACGCCAGTTCACCGCCACGCCGGCCCTGCCGGACAGGGACTGCCGGACTGAGCCCAGCCACTGCGGCGCCGTCTGCAGCTTGCGCCACAAGAGGGACAGCCGGGCATGGCGCGGACCGACCAAACCATAGATCACCCGAAACACCAACAACCCCGCCATGCTGTAACCCAGCGTGACATGCAGCAAGCGCATGGACTCCCCCTCGGAGGTGACATAGGCGCCCAGAAAACACAGCGCAAACAAGGCATGGAACATGCGGGTAGGCGCATCCACCATACGCCGGCTGCGCACCGGCAAGGCGGGGGTGCCGGGCTTGCCGGCCCCGGTAGAGCCGGGAATGGAGGTCGTGACCATGGGGCTGCCTTTCAATCAATCAGACCAGTTGCGGCGAAAGCGCGCGTCCAGCCCTTTGGGAAATTGGATTTCAGATTCGCGGAAGCTGCCTTTGTTGGCCGCGGTGTGGCACGCCGCGCAATTGGCGGCGCTTTTGACGGCCGCCTGCTTCCAGATTTGCGGATCCACCTCACTGTGCTTGCGCACAAACCACTGCGAGCGGGTGATACGGTCTTGCGGTGGCTCTTCAGACACCCGCTTGTAGGTACCCGCATGGGTTTGCAGCCAACCACTGATCTCGCGCACACTGGCTTCGTCGAGCGAGGCATCGGTGCCGTAGTGTTTATCCAGCGAGCCCATGAGTCGCTTCCACGACGCGGCGGGCAACATGCCGGGCGGATACGCCAAGTGGCAGGCAGCGCACTCTTGCTGGTATTTGGGCAGCGGCGTGACGCGTTGCGGGCTGTCGGCGCGCGCCAGGCCAGCGCCGGCCAGCAGCAAAATTGCTATCCATTTCATAGCTGCTTGCGCATATAGGACGGGCGATAGGGACTTGTTTTTCATAGTTATTCCTTTGCGAAGGGGCACAACTCAGCGCTTGAGGCTCACCAGCCAGGCCTGCACATCGGCTTTCTCAGCGGGGGTGCATTCGCGGGCGAGCACGTCATTGCAGTTGCGGCGGAACCATTTCTCGCTTTTGGCGGGATCGGTGAAGCGCTCGGGGTTAAATGCGGGCGCGAGCGCGGAGATGGATTTGCCCGTATTCGCGTGCTTGCCTGCACCCGTGGGCTGGGCGTTGTGGCAAGAGGCGCAGCTCCACTCGCGGCCATGTTGGGCATTGAAAAACTGCTGGCCTTGCGCCGCGCTGGGGCTGCGGCCGGCTTGGGCGCTCAGGGCGCCCAGCTGCTCTTGCGAGGTGCCGGCCCAGGCAGTGCCGGCCAGTTCGGCAGCCAGCATGAGTGCGCGGGCTGCGGTGCGGATACATGACTTAGTGACCTCCATGCCCTGCATGGTGGCCCGCGAAGATTAAGCCGGTCTTAAGGGGTGCGCCGCAGTGCGCTACAGGTCGGCGCGCGGCTGATCGCTATGGCTGACTTCCAGCCCGTCGGCCACATAGCCGGGGCCTTTCATCACCATGACCACCACACAGCCGATGGCCGCGGTGATCACCAGCGTCCAGTGGAAAACGATGACCCCGAACACAATGTACTCCGCCAACTGCAGAGCCCTCGCCTCTGCAGGGCTAGCAGCCTCTGCGAACGCCTGGTAGAGCGCCAGCCCCAGCAAAGGCAGCACGGTGCCCACCAACGCAATCAGGGGGAGCTTGCGCCACAAGGCCCACTCCAGCCCGGAGGCAGAGCGGATCGAATGGGGCAGTTTGGTCAGCCAGCGCATGCCTGCAGTGTAGGCATTTACAGGCCGGAGCGTATTGCCTCAGGTCAAGCCGCGCACCACGTTCATGGCTTCTTCCACCCGCTCTACTGCGTGGATGGTCATGCCCTCGATGGGCTTTTTGGGCGCATTCGCCTTGGGCACCACCGCGATGGTGAAGCCCAGCTTGGCCGCTTCTTTCAGGCGCTCCTGGCCACGGGGTGCAGGGCGCACCTCGCCGGCCAGCCCCACTTCGCCAAAGGCGATAAAGCCTTTGGGCAAGGGCTTACCGCGCAGGCTGGAGGTGATGGACAGCATCACCGCCAAATCGGCGGCCGGCTCGCCGATGCGCACGCCGCCCACCGCGTTGATAAATACATCCTGGTCCATACACGCCACGCCAGCGTGG from the Rhodoferax potami genome contains:
- a CDS encoding response regulator; its protein translation is MRILLAEDDSMLGDGLRAGLRQAGFQVDWVRDGVAAERELRAVDYAAAVLDLGLPGKDGMEVLQALRAARNTTPVLVLTARDAVPDRIRGLDAGADDYVLKPVDLHELAARLRSLVRRSHGVAQDILQAGALRLDPSARQVTWQEAVVPLSTREFDLLHALMRSAGRVLSREQLEQQMYSWGLEVESNTIEVHIHHLRRKLQADVIQTVRGVGYILNPKAGL
- a CDS encoding cytochrome b/b6 domain-containing protein, yielding MVTTSIPGSTGAGKPGTPALPVRSRRMVDAPTRMFHALFALCFLGAYVTSEGESMRLLHVTLGYSMAGLLVFRVIYGLVGPRHARLSLLWRKLQTAPQWLGSVRQSLSGRAGVAVNWRQGQNLALAFAVVALLLMVVPLALSGYGSYNEWGDWLEDVHGVIGDAFLALVLAHIALIAVMSVLRHKNMAMPMVHGRTEGPGPDLVTRNHAWLAVLVLVAVLGYWSWEWQQSPKGLVSAQAVSDLLSGRESGDSD
- a CDS encoding diheme cytochrome c; this encodes MKWIAILLLAGAGLARADSPQRVTPLPKYQQECAACHLAYPPGMLPAASWKRLMGSLDKHYGTDASLDEASVREISGWLQTHAGTYKRVSEEPPQDRITRSQWFVRKHSEVDPQIWKQAAVKSAANCAACHTAANKGSFRESEIQFPKGLDARFRRNWSD
- a CDS encoding DUF1924 domain-containing protein, which encodes MQGMEVTKSCIRTAARALMLAAELAGTAWAGTSQEQLGALSAQAGRSPSAAQGQQFFNAQHGREWSCASCHNAQPTGAGKHANTGKSISALAPAFNPERFTDPAKSEKWFRRNCNDVLARECTPAEKADVQAWLVSLKR